The Diaphorobacter ruginosibacter genome contains a region encoding:
- a CDS encoding tripartite tricarboxylate transporter permease yields the protein MDLITNLSTGFEVAFTAQNLLYAFMGCLLGTLIGVLPGLGPVATIAMLLPTTYALPPTAALIMLAGIYYGAQYGGSTTAILVNLPGESSSVVTVIDGYQMARKGRAGPALAAAGLGSFFAGCVGTLIIAAFAPPLTEIAFKFGPAEYFSLMVLGLIGAVVMASGSLLKAITMILVGLAFGLVGTDVNSGVARYSFDIPELTDGISFIAIAMGVFGYGEIIANLAVPEEKREVFTDKVSGLMPTKEDFKHMTPAVLRGTALGSALGILPGGGALLSAFAAYTLEKKSRLRPGEVPFGQGNIRGVAGPEAANNAGAQTSFIPLLTLGIPPNAVMALMVGAMTIHNIQPGPQVMTSNPELFWGLIASMWIGNLMLVILNLPMIGLWIKLLSIPYKWLFPAIVLFCAIGVYSENNNTFEIWMVAIFGVIGYLFHKLSCEPAPLLLGLILGPMMEENLRRALLLSRGDWGVLVTRPLSASLLAVAALLLVIVLLPAVSKTREKAFVED from the coding sequence ATGGACCTGATAACCAACCTCTCGACAGGTTTCGAGGTCGCCTTCACGGCGCAAAACCTGCTCTATGCATTCATGGGCTGCCTGCTCGGAACGCTGATCGGCGTGCTGCCGGGCCTGGGCCCCGTGGCGACGATCGCGATGCTGCTGCCCACCACCTACGCGCTGCCGCCGACGGCCGCGCTCATCATGCTCGCGGGCATCTACTACGGCGCCCAGTACGGCGGCTCGACCACCGCCATCCTGGTGAACCTGCCGGGCGAATCCTCATCGGTCGTCACCGTGATCGACGGTTACCAGATGGCACGCAAGGGCCGAGCTGGGCCGGCACTTGCCGCCGCGGGACTGGGATCGTTCTTCGCGGGCTGCGTCGGCACGCTGATCATCGCCGCATTCGCGCCTCCGCTCACCGAGATCGCATTCAAGTTCGGTCCGGCCGAATACTTCTCGCTGATGGTGCTCGGCCTCATCGGTGCCGTGGTGATGGCCTCGGGATCCCTGCTCAAGGCCATCACGATGATCCTCGTGGGCCTCGCATTCGGCCTGGTGGGAACCGACGTGAACTCCGGCGTTGCGCGCTACAGCTTCGACATTCCCGAGCTCACCGACGGCATCAGCTTCATCGCCATCGCAATGGGCGTGTTCGGTTATGGCGAGATCATCGCCAACCTGGCCGTTCCGGAAGAAAAGCGCGAAGTGTTCACCGACAAGGTAAGCGGCCTCATGCCCACCAAGGAAGACTTCAAGCACATGACCCCTGCCGTGCTGCGCGGCACGGCGCTTGGATCCGCGCTTGGAATCCTGCCCGGCGGCGGCGCGCTGCTCTCCGCCTTCGCGGCGTACACGCTGGAGAAGAAGTCCCGGCTGCGCCCGGGCGAGGTGCCGTTCGGCCAAGGCAACATCCGCGGCGTTGCGGGCCCGGAGGCCGCGAACAATGCCGGTGCCCAGACCTCGTTCATTCCGCTGCTGACGCTCGGCATCCCGCCCAACGCCGTGATGGCGCTGATGGTGGGTGCGATGACCATCCACAACATCCAGCCGGGCCCGCAGGTGATGACCAGCAATCCCGAGCTGTTCTGGGGACTGATCGCATCGATGTGGATCGGCAACCTCATGCTGGTCATCCTGAACCTGCCGATGATCGGCCTGTGGATCAAGCTGCTGTCGATTCCGTACAAGTGGCTGTTTCCCGCCATCGTGCTGTTCTGCGCGATCGGGGTCTACTCGGAGAACAACAACACCTTCGAGATCTGGATGGTGGCGATCTTCGGCGTCATCGGCTATCTGTTCCACAAGCTCAGCTGCGAGCCCGCACCGCTGCTGCTCGGCCTGATCCTGGGGCCCATGATGGAGGAGAACCTGCGACGCGCCCTGCTGCTCTCGCGCGGTGACTGGGGTGTTCTCGTCACGCGACCTCTGTCGGCATCGCTGCTCGCCGTGGCAGCCCTGCTGCTGGTGATCGTGCTGCTGCCTGCGGTGAGCAAGACGCGCGAGAAGGCATTCGTCGAGGACTGA
- a CDS encoding S-(hydroxymethyl)glutathione dehydrogenase/class III alcohol dehydrogenase — translation MKSRAAVAFKAGEPLKIVEIDVAPPRKGEVLVRITHTGVCHTDAFTLSGDDPEGVFPAVLGHEGAGIVVEVGEGVTSVKPGDHVIPLYTAECGECLFCKSGKTNLCVAVRATQGKGLMPDGTTRFSYNGEPIYHYMGCSTFSEYTVVAEVSLAKISPDANPEQVCLLGCGVTTGLGAVKNTAKVQEGDTVAVFGLGGIGLAVIQGAKLAKAGRIIAVDTNPSKFDLARTFGATDCINPKDFDKPIQQVIVEMTTWGVDHSFECIGNVNVMRAALECAHRGWGQSVIIGVAGAGQEISTRPFQLVTGRKWLGTAFGGVKGRSQLPGMVEDAMQGKIQLAPFVTHTMPLTGINDAFDLMHEGKSIRSVVNFAG, via the coding sequence ATGAAATCACGCGCCGCAGTTGCCTTCAAAGCCGGAGAGCCCCTGAAGATCGTCGAGATCGACGTTGCACCGCCCAGGAAGGGCGAGGTGCTGGTGAGGATCACCCACACCGGCGTCTGCCACACCGATGCCTTCACGCTGAGCGGGGACGATCCCGAAGGCGTGTTCCCTGCCGTGCTGGGCCACGAAGGCGCGGGCATCGTCGTGGAAGTCGGCGAAGGCGTGACCAGCGTGAAGCCTGGCGACCATGTGATCCCGCTCTACACCGCGGAATGCGGCGAGTGCCTGTTCTGCAAGAGCGGCAAGACCAATCTCTGCGTTGCCGTGCGCGCCACGCAGGGCAAGGGCCTGATGCCCGACGGCACGACGCGTTTCTCGTACAACGGCGAGCCCATCTACCACTACATGGGATGCTCCACGTTCAGCGAATACACCGTGGTCGCCGAAGTCTCGCTGGCCAAGATCAGCCCCGACGCCAACCCCGAGCAGGTCTGCCTGCTGGGCTGCGGCGTCACGACGGGCCTCGGCGCCGTGAAGAATACCGCCAAGGTGCAGGAAGGCGATACGGTGGCCGTGTTCGGCCTCGGCGGCATCGGCCTGGCCGTCATCCAGGGCGCCAAGCTCGCGAAGGCCGGCCGCATCATTGCCGTCGACACCAACCCCTCCAAGTTCGATCTGGCCAGGACCTTCGGCGCGACGGACTGCATCAACCCCAAGGACTTCGACAAGCCGATCCAGCAGGTCATCGTGGAGATGACCACCTGGGGCGTGGATCACAGCTTCGAGTGCATCGGCAACGTGAACGTGATGCGCGCGGCACTGGAATGCGCGCACCGCGGCTGGGGCCAGTCGGTGATCATCGGCGTGGCCGGTGCAGGACAGGAGATCTCCACGCGCCCATTCCAGCTGGTGACGGGCCGCAAATGGCTGGGTACGGCCTTTGGCGGCGTGAAGGGCCGCAGCCAGCTGCCGGGCATGGTGGAAGACGCCATGCAAGGCAAGATCCAGCTCGCACCGTTCGTCACGCACACCATGCCGCTCACCGGAATCAACGACGCGTTCGACCTGATGCACGAGGGCAAGTCGATCCGCTCCGTGGTGAACTTTGCAGGCTGA
- a CDS encoding tripartite tricarboxylate transporter TctB family protein, with protein sequence MKVKSQRDFAAGLLFSTFGVAYAWGATTYNVGSGARMGPGYFPLIVGLLIALLGAIITVKAMVSDEGNDEPIGTIAWRPLVFIIGANLVFGILLGGLPSIGLPPMGLIVAVYALTVIASLAGDQFQWKPVVILATVLAIGSYLAFVVALNLQFQVWPTFIAG encoded by the coding sequence GTGAAAGTAAAAAGCCAGAGAGACTTCGCTGCGGGGCTGCTGTTCAGCACCTTCGGCGTGGCCTATGCCTGGGGGGCAACCACCTATAACGTAGGTTCGGGAGCGCGCATGGGGCCGGGGTACTTCCCCTTGATCGTCGGCCTGCTGATTGCCCTGCTGGGCGCGATCATCACCGTCAAGGCCATGGTCAGCGACGAAGGGAACGATGAGCCCATCGGCACCATCGCCTGGCGCCCGCTGGTCTTCATCATCGGCGCCAATCTGGTGTTCGGCATCCTGCTCGGCGGCCTGCCGAGCATCGGACTGCCACCGATGGGTCTGATCGTCGCTGTCTACGCGCTCACCGTCATCGCCAGCCTTGCAGGAGACCAATTCCAGTGGAAGCCCGTGGTCATTCTCGCCACGGTGCTTGCGATCGGCAGCTATCTCGCATTCGTCGTTGCGCTGAACCTGCAATTCCAGGTCTGGCCCACCTTCATCGCGGGCTGA
- a CDS encoding response regulator transcription factor has protein sequence MWRCLLIEDDRDNARFIAEGLQAQGHIAALSHDGANALQRATSEAWDVVILDRMLPANVDGLNILHTMRGLGLRTPVLVLSALSGLDERVKGLKAGGDDYLTKPFAFSELFARLEALVRRSRTDAEVTTLQLADLTLDLARRQARRNGRSIALKPREFRLLAYLMMHPGQVLTRTMLLEAVWDFRFDPQTNLIDVQISRLRRQLHAEGEAPLLHTVRGAGYRLGLATPSA, from the coding sequence ATCTGGCGCTGCCTCCTCATAGAGGACGACAGGGACAACGCGCGCTTCATTGCCGAGGGCCTGCAGGCGCAGGGCCACATCGCCGCGCTATCGCACGATGGGGCAAACGCGCTGCAGCGCGCCACGTCCGAAGCGTGGGACGTGGTGATCCTCGACCGCATGCTGCCCGCGAACGTCGATGGGCTGAACATCCTTCACACCATGCGCGGGCTCGGGCTGCGCACGCCGGTGCTGGTGTTGTCCGCCCTGAGCGGCCTGGATGAACGCGTCAAGGGCCTGAAGGCCGGCGGCGACGACTACCTGACCAAGCCGTTCGCGTTCTCCGAGCTGTTCGCGCGCCTCGAGGCACTGGTGCGACGCTCGCGCACCGATGCCGAAGTAACCACGCTGCAGCTCGCCGACCTGACCCTCGACCTCGCCCGCCGGCAGGCGCGGCGCAACGGCCGCAGCATCGCGCTCAAGCCCCGCGAGTTCCGCCTGCTTGCCTATCTCATGATGCACCCGGGCCAGGTGCTCACCCGCACCATGCTGCTCGAGGCCGTCTGGGACTTCCGCTTCGACCCGCAGACCAACCTGATTGACGTGCAGATCAGCCGCCTGCGCCGGCAACTGCATGCCGAGGGAGAGGCCCCGCTTCTGCACACGGTGCGCGGGGCAGGCTATCGGCTCGGATTGGCAACGCCATCCGCATGA
- a CDS encoding citrate synthase — MKLADNKATLSFSNGSPSIELPVYQGTIGPDVIDIRKLYAQTDKFTYDPGFLSTASCQSAITYIDGDKGELLYRGYPIEQLATNCNYLDTCYLLLNGELPNAQQKADFENLVTKHTMVNEQMQFFLRGFRRDAHPMAVLTGLVGGLSAFYHDSTDINNPEHRQISAIRLIAKMPTLVAMAYKYGVGQPYQYPQNNLSYAGNFLRMMFGNPCEEYQVNPVIERAMDRIFILHADHEQNASTSTVRLCGSSGTNPFAAIAAGVACLWGPAHGGANEACLNMLEDIQRMGGVAKVGEFMEKVKDKSSGVKLMGFGHRVYKNYDPRAKLMQETCNEVLAALGLEKDPLFALAKQLEKIALEDDYFVSRKLYPNVDFYSGIVQRAIGIPVNLFTGIFALARTVGWIAQLNEMISDPEYKIGRPRQLYTGSPRRDIVKG, encoded by the coding sequence GACGTCATCGACATCCGCAAGCTGTACGCGCAGACGGACAAGTTCACCTATGACCCGGGCTTCCTGTCCACCGCGTCCTGCCAGTCGGCCATTACCTATATCGATGGCGACAAGGGCGAACTGCTGTACCGCGGCTACCCCATCGAGCAGCTGGCCACCAACTGCAACTACCTCGACACCTGCTACCTGCTGCTGAATGGCGAGCTGCCCAACGCACAGCAGAAGGCCGACTTCGAGAACCTGGTGACCAAGCACACCATGGTCAACGAGCAGATGCAGTTCTTCCTGCGCGGCTTCCGTCGTGACGCCCACCCGATGGCCGTGCTGACCGGCCTGGTTGGCGGCCTGTCGGCGTTCTACCACGACAGCACCGACATCAACAATCCCGAGCACCGCCAGATCTCGGCCATCCGCCTGATCGCCAAGATGCCGACGCTGGTTGCCATGGCATACAAGTACGGTGTGGGCCAGCCTTACCAGTACCCGCAGAACAACCTCTCGTACGCAGGCAACTTCCTGCGCATGATGTTCGGCAACCCCTGCGAAGAGTATCAGGTGAACCCGGTCATCGAACGTGCGATGGATCGCATCTTCATCCTGCACGCAGACCACGAGCAGAACGCATCCACCTCCACCGTGCGCCTGTGCGGCTCTTCCGGCACCAACCCGTTTGCGGCGATTGCTGCCGGCGTGGCCTGCCTCTGGGGTCCTGCCCACGGCGGTGCGAACGAAGCCTGCCTGAACATGCTGGAAGACATCCAGCGCATGGGCGGCGTGGCCAAGGTCGGCGAGTTCATGGAAAAGGTGAAGGACAAGTCCTCCGGCGTGAAGCTGATGGGCTTTGGTCATCGCGTGTACAAGAACTACGACCCGCGCGCCAAGCTGATGCAGGAAACCTGTAATGAAGTGCTGGCAGCCCTGGGCCTGGAAAAGGATCCGCTGTTCGCGCTGGCCAAGCAGCTCGAGAAGATCGCCCTGGAAGACGACTACTTCGTGTCGCGCAAGCTGTACCCGAACGTCGACTTCTACTCCGGCATCGTGCAGCGCGCCATCGGCATTCCAGTGAACCTGTTCACCGGCATCTTCGCACTGGCCCGTACCGTGGGCTGGATCGCCCAGCTGAACGAAATGATCAGCGACCCAGAGTACAAGATCGGCCGTCCGCGCCAGCTGTACACCGGCTCGCCACGCCGCGACATCGTCAAGGGCTGA
- a CDS encoding sensor histidine kinase → MLWRSTGLRLAALFGFLVLLGMLAALALVYLQVSVVLHANVERQLQQNQKRLVASYEQLGPQRTAQAISQGLSDGRDTDAELMLLVDAQGHRLAGNLQSDALAHPASGFQGLQRLQHGGAWINAQIMVHRFEDGALLILGHDLRELRDIESTVGTASVVAGLFALLLAGAGTWFFRRELARSVGALHATIMHITGGRLQSRIPTLAAVDDEFTQLEHDFNQMLDRIEHLMSGVQHVSDTIAHNVRTPLTRIQLRMQSVLSDPAADIERLRDSMATATQEIDSLSLMLEKLLSIAQAEAGMRRSPFTELNWADIARDVIELYEDLADEERVTIEWRCEDPAPLLGDRAVLAGVVVNVLDNAIKYAGAGSRVIITSRTTRAAHAVVTSDTMGDSSGSIASFSELVIRDNGAALDEAAIASLGQRFVRLRPDREGHGLGLASVRAMMHLHGGEVHIASAFPGLAVTLRLPSIIATHHTRKPHKQASDITVPQ, encoded by the coding sequence ATGCTCTGGAGATCCACCGGGCTGCGGCTTGCCGCGCTGTTCGGGTTCCTGGTGCTGCTGGGCATGCTGGCCGCGCTCGCACTGGTCTACCTGCAGGTCTCGGTGGTCCTGCATGCGAATGTCGAGCGCCAGTTGCAGCAGAACCAGAAACGCCTGGTCGCCAGCTACGAGCAGCTGGGCCCACAGCGCACGGCACAGGCCATCTCGCAGGGCCTGTCCGATGGCAGGGACACCGATGCCGAGCTCATGCTGCTGGTCGATGCACAAGGGCATCGCCTGGCAGGCAACCTGCAGAGCGATGCGCTCGCCCATCCTGCAAGCGGTTTCCAGGGCCTGCAACGCCTGCAGCATGGAGGCGCGTGGATCAACGCGCAGATCATGGTGCATCGCTTCGAAGACGGCGCACTGCTGATACTCGGCCACGACCTGCGCGAGCTGCGCGACATCGAATCCACCGTGGGAACGGCCAGCGTGGTGGCGGGCCTGTTCGCCCTGCTGCTGGCGGGCGCCGGCACCTGGTTCTTCCGCAGGGAGCTCGCACGCAGCGTGGGCGCCCTGCACGCCACCATCATGCACATCACGGGCGGACGGCTGCAGTCGCGCATCCCGACCCTGGCCGCCGTCGATGACGAATTCACGCAGCTCGAGCACGATTTCAACCAGATGCTCGATCGCATCGAGCATCTGATGAGCGGCGTACAGCACGTCAGCGACACGATCGCACACAATGTACGCACGCCGCTCACCCGCATCCAGCTGCGCATGCAGTCGGTACTCTCGGATCCCGCGGCCGATATTGAACGACTGCGCGACAGCATGGCGACCGCCACGCAAGAGATCGACAGCCTGAGCCTGATGCTGGAGAAACTGCTGTCCATCGCCCAGGCCGAGGCCGGCATGCGCCGCAGTCCCTTCACCGAACTGAACTGGGCCGACATCGCGCGGGACGTGATCGAACTCTACGAAGACCTCGCGGACGAGGAGCGGGTGACGATCGAATGGCGATGCGAGGATCCGGCACCCCTGCTGGGCGACCGCGCGGTGCTGGCCGGCGTGGTGGTGAACGTGCTGGACAACGCCATCAAGTATGCGGGAGCGGGGAGCCGCGTCATCATCACCTCGCGCACAACGCGCGCTGCGCACGCGGTGGTCACGAGCGACACGATGGGCGACAGCTCCGGCAGCATTGCATCCTTCAGCGAACTCGTCATCCGCGACAACGGTGCCGCGCTCGACGAGGCCGCCATCGCGTCGCTCGGCCAGCGCTTCGTGCGGCTGCGCCCTGATCGCGAAGGACACGGCCTCGGCCTGGCAAGCGTGCGCGCGATGATGCATCTGCATGGCGGAGAGGTGCATATCGCGAGCGCCTTCCCGGGGCTCGCAGTGACGCTGCGCCTGCCATCGATCATCGCCACGCACCATACGCGAAAACCACATAAACAGGCCAGCGACATTACCGTTCCGCAATGA
- a CDS encoding GlxA family transcriptional regulator, protein MEHRHAGAHRVDLVVYPGFKALEAIGPMSVFDYANVHLRERGQPDGYAVRIVSERRGPVRSDTLMSLDATQAIADIATDGLGCTVVVVGSRHIERVLEESAALVDWLQQVGPQVQRLISLCSGSFFLAQAGLLDGRRAATHWSVAGALQQKYPRVDVDADAIYVRDGALWTSAGVTAGIDLALAVVEEDFGHALALDVARDLVMYLKRPGGQSQFSVRLASQATTHRSVRNIQQWILQHLDRPLSMAELAEQASMSERHLSRLFLQECAQTPTAFIESARLERARQWLEEQSALPLKTIAARVGLGSEQALRHLFSRHLGITPQTYRERFGSRAGSS, encoded by the coding sequence ATGGAACATCGTCACGCAGGCGCGCATCGCGTCGATCTGGTCGTCTATCCCGGTTTCAAGGCGCTCGAGGCGATCGGGCCGATGTCGGTGTTCGACTATGCCAACGTGCATCTGCGCGAGCGCGGGCAGCCTGACGGCTACGCGGTACGCATCGTGTCCGAGCGCCGGGGGCCGGTACGTTCGGACACCCTCATGTCGCTGGACGCGACGCAGGCCATTGCCGACATCGCGACGGATGGCCTGGGCTGTACGGTCGTCGTCGTGGGGTCGCGCCATATCGAGCGCGTGCTGGAGGAATCCGCTGCGCTGGTCGATTGGCTGCAGCAGGTGGGGCCGCAGGTGCAGCGGCTGATCTCCCTGTGCTCGGGCAGCTTCTTCCTGGCGCAGGCAGGCCTGCTCGATGGCCGCCGGGCGGCAACCCACTGGAGCGTGGCGGGCGCACTGCAGCAGAAATACCCACGCGTTGATGTGGATGCGGACGCGATCTACGTGCGGGATGGCGCGCTGTGGACTTCGGCCGGCGTGACGGCGGGCATCGACCTTGCGCTCGCCGTGGTGGAGGAGGACTTCGGCCATGCACTGGCACTTGATGTGGCGCGCGACCTTGTCATGTACCTCAAGCGGCCGGGCGGGCAATCACAGTTCAGCGTGCGCCTGGCGAGCCAGGCCACCACGCACCGCAGCGTCAGGAACATCCAGCAGTGGATCCTGCAGCATCTCGACCGCCCCCTGTCGATGGCCGAGCTGGCGGAGCAGGCTTCGATGAGCGAGCGGCATCTGAGCCGACTGTTCCTTCAGGAGTGCGCGCAGACTCCGACGGCGTTCATCGAGTCGGCACGGCTTGAGCGCGCGAGGCAATGGCTGGAGGAGCAGTCCGCGCTTCCGCTCAAGACGATCGCCGCGCGCGTGGGGTTGGGCTCGGAGCAGGCGCTGCGCCATCTGTTCTCGCGCCACCTGGGCATCACGCCGCAGACCTACCGCGAGCGCTTTGGAAGCCGGGCAGGCAGCTCATAG